A genomic window from Salvia miltiorrhiza cultivar Shanhuang (shh) chromosome 5, IMPLAD_Smil_shh, whole genome shotgun sequence includes:
- the LOC130985132 gene encoding phosphoribosylformylglycinamidine cyclo-ligase, chloroplastic-like isoform X2, with amino-acid sequence MSTTEAAEKSDGLTYKDAGVDIDAGSELVKRIAKMAPGIGGFGGLFPLGDSYLVAGTDGVGTKLKLAFETGIHDTIGIDLVAMSVNDIITSGAKPLFFLDYFATSRLDVDLAEKVIKGIVDGCQQSDCALLGGETAEMPDFYADGEYDLSGFAVGIVKKDSVIDGKNIEVGDVLIGLPSSGVHSNGFSLVRRVLERSGLSLNDNLPGSSLTLGEALMAPTVIYVKQVLDIISRGGVKGIAHITGGGFTDNIPRVFPKGLGALVYENSWAVPPVFKWIQEAGRIEGAEMSRTFNMGIGMVLVMKEAAALRLLGDDHGKNSVYRIGEVVSGDGVSYR; translated from the exons ATGTCGACAACTGAGGCTGCAGAAAAGAGTGATGGACTTACTTACAAGGATGCCGGAGTTGACATCGATGCTGGCTCCGAGCTTGTTAAGAGAATAGCTAAGATGGCTCCCGGAATCGGAGGCTTTGGAGGGCTCTTCCCATTGG GGGATTCCTATTTGGTTGCTGGTACGGATGGAGTGGGAACAAAGCTTAAGCTGGCTTTCGAGACTGGAATCCATGATACTATCGGCATTgatttg GTTGCGATGAGTGTTAATGACATTATCACATCTGGAGCTAAGCCTTTGTTTTTCCTTGATTACTTCGCCACAAGCCGTCTGGATGTTGACCTTGCAGAGAAG GTCATTAAAGGCATTGTAGACGGTTGCCAACAATCTGATTGCGCTCTTCTAGGGGGAGAG ACTGCAGAGATGCCTGATTTTTATGCTGATGGTGAGTATGATCTGAGCGGCTTTGCTGTTGGCATCGTGAAGAAGGACTCTGTTATCGATGGAAAAAACATCGAGGTTGGGGATGTCCTCATCGGTCTTCCCTCCAGTGGAGTGCACTCAAACGGCTTCTCTCTTGTCAGAAG GGTTTTAGAAAGAAGTGGCCTTTCTTTGAACGACAATCTTCCCGGCTCGTCTCTTACTCTGGGCGAAGCTCTGATGGCCCCGACTGTTATATATGTGAAGCAG GTTCTCGACATCATTAGCAGAGGTGGCGTCAAAGGGATCGCCCACATCACCGGTGGTGGTTTCACCGACAACATACCTCGTGTTTTCCCAAAGGGTCTCGGGGCTCTCGTATACGAGAACTCGTGGGCTGTCCCCCCTGTCTTCAAATGGATTCAAGAG GCTGGAAGGATAGAAGGCGCGGAGATGAGCCGGACTTTTAACATGGGGATCGGGATGGTGCTCGTGATGAAGGAGGCGGCGGCTCTCAGACTGCTCGGAGACGATCATGGCAAGAACTCGGTGTACCGGATTGGTGAGGTTGTAAGCGGAGATGGCGTGAGCTACCGATAA
- the LOC130985132 gene encoding phosphoribosylformylglycinamidine cyclo-ligase, chloroplastic/mitochondrial-like isoform X1, giving the protein MNTSCKANTELSRCISSSINHNLFKIGKDQLTRGLLPFLSKNCRNEIKIRRGTRKGRGVVSMSTTEAAEKSDGLTYKDAGVDIDAGSELVKRIAKMAPGIGGFGGLFPLGDSYLVAGTDGVGTKLKLAFETGIHDTIGIDLVAMSVNDIITSGAKPLFFLDYFATSRLDVDLAEKVIKGIVDGCQQSDCALLGGETAEMPDFYADGEYDLSGFAVGIVKKDSVIDGKNIEVGDVLIGLPSSGVHSNGFSLVRRVLERSGLSLNDNLPGSSLTLGEALMAPTVIYVKQVLDIISRGGVKGIAHITGGGFTDNIPRVFPKGLGALVYENSWAVPPVFKWIQEAGRIEGAEMSRTFNMGIGMVLVMKEAAALRLLGDDHGKNSVYRIGEVVSGDGVSYR; this is encoded by the exons ATGAATACTTCCTGCAAAGCAAATACAGAGCTCTCCCGCTGTATCTCGAGTTCGATTAATCATAACTTGTTCAAGATTGGTAAAGACCAGTTAACAAGAGGACTCTTGCCTTTCTTGTCCAAGAACTGCAGGAATGAAATTAAGATTAGAAGAGGAACTAGGAAAGGCAGAGGTGTGGTTTCTATGTCGACAACTGAGGCTGCAGAAAAGAGTGATGGACTTACTTACAAGGATGCCGGAGTTGACATCGATGCTGGCTCCGAGCTTGTTAAGAGAATAGCTAAGATGGCTCCCGGAATCGGAGGCTTTGGAGGGCTCTTCCCATTGG GGGATTCCTATTTGGTTGCTGGTACGGATGGAGTGGGAACAAAGCTTAAGCTGGCTTTCGAGACTGGAATCCATGATACTATCGGCATTgatttg GTTGCGATGAGTGTTAATGACATTATCACATCTGGAGCTAAGCCTTTGTTTTTCCTTGATTACTTCGCCACAAGCCGTCTGGATGTTGACCTTGCAGAGAAG GTCATTAAAGGCATTGTAGACGGTTGCCAACAATCTGATTGCGCTCTTCTAGGGGGAGAG ACTGCAGAGATGCCTGATTTTTATGCTGATGGTGAGTATGATCTGAGCGGCTTTGCTGTTGGCATCGTGAAGAAGGACTCTGTTATCGATGGAAAAAACATCGAGGTTGGGGATGTCCTCATCGGTCTTCCCTCCAGTGGAGTGCACTCAAACGGCTTCTCTCTTGTCAGAAG GGTTTTAGAAAGAAGTGGCCTTTCTTTGAACGACAATCTTCCCGGCTCGTCTCTTACTCTGGGCGAAGCTCTGATGGCCCCGACTGTTATATATGTGAAGCAG GTTCTCGACATCATTAGCAGAGGTGGCGTCAAAGGGATCGCCCACATCACCGGTGGTGGTTTCACCGACAACATACCTCGTGTTTTCCCAAAGGGTCTCGGGGCTCTCGTATACGAGAACTCGTGGGCTGTCCCCCCTGTCTTCAAATGGATTCAAGAG GCTGGAAGGATAGAAGGCGCGGAGATGAGCCGGACTTTTAACATGGGGATCGGGATGGTGCTCGTGATGAAGGAGGCGGCGGCTCTCAGACTGCTCGGAGACGATCATGGCAAGAACTCGGTGTACCGGATTGGTGAGGTTGTAAGCGGAGATGGCGTGAGCTACCGATAA
- the LOC130985133 gene encoding uncharacterized protein LOC130985133, protein MGDEEINYLQKIQQEDNICDSMHHLSTACDQHPAAAACGNSGKRQSPLSRSLFQEPLPKRATFNSPSSAAGYKKLSLPRYSAAAPPLLRANSEPIYSPCTANSAAAPPQSSEFPTSPVPIRIQPRQEMLNVNVDQESYQLQENLRRPSLCRTVSAPIPAGTPPRPPARRNPSSRSPNSHTKRLKRIKKRLREISEWWNQVASEDDDDDENLESENVFTDKEECEEQVESPLEEEAVLVEKTGECLALHFKCPCGNGYQILLSGNNCYYKLTTF, encoded by the exons ATGGGTGATGAAGAAATCAACTACCTCCAAAAAATCCAACAAGAAGACAACATCTGCGACTCCATGCACCACCTCTCCACCGCCTGCGACCAAcaccccgccgccgccgcatgCGGCAACTCCGGCAAGAGACAGTCTCCGCTGTCCCGATCCCTTTTTCAAGAACCGCTTCCCAAAAGGGCCACTTTCAACTccccctcctccgccgccggcTACAAGAAACTCTCGCTTCCTCGCTATTccgccgccgcgccgccgcTCCTCCGCGCGAATTCCGAGCCCATATATTCTCCGTGCACCGCCAATTCTGCGGCGGCGCCTCCGCAATCGTCGGAGTTTCCTACTTCTCCGGTTCCAATCAGGATCCAGCCGCGCCAAGAAATGTTGAATGTAAATGTTGATCAAGAATCATATCAACTTCAGGAAAACCTGCGGCGGCCTTCTCTATGCCGCACAGTGTCCGCTCCGATTCCCGCCGGCACTCCGCCGCGTCCGCCGGCCAGGAGGAACCCTAGTTCAAGGTCTCCCAACTCCCATACCAAG AGGTTGAAGAGAATCAAAAAGCGGCTGAGAGAGATTAGCGAGTGGTGGAATCAAGTCGCCAGtgaagacgacgacgatgacGAAAATCTTGAATCTGAAAATGTCTTCACTGATAAG GAAGAGTGTGAAGAACAAGTGGAAAGTCCGTTAGAAGAAGAAGCTGTGCTTGTGGAGAAGACGGGAGAATGCCTAGCCCTCCATTTCAAGTGCCCTTGTGGTAATGGTTACCAGATTCTGCTTTCTGGAAACAACTGCTACTACAAACTCACGACTTTTTGA
- the LOC130985130 gene encoding cytosolic Fe-S cluster assembly factor NBP35: MENGGYEVPENANEDCPGTESESAGKSEACAGCPNQEACATAPKGPDPDLVTIVERMATVKHKILVLSGKGGVGKSTVSAQLSFALAAMDFQVGLLDIDICGPSIPKMLGLEGQEIHQSNLGWSPVYVESNLGVMSIGFMLPNPDDAVIWRGPRKNGIIKQFLKDVYWGDLDFLVVDAPPGTSDEHISIVQFLQATGIDGAIIVTTPQQVSLIDVRKEVSFCKKVGLQVLGVVENMSGLCQPMSDLKFLNITETGEQKDMTEWVLQYMREKVPEMLNLVAFSEVFDTSAGGGAKMCMDMGVPFLGKVPLDPQLCKAAEEGRSCFDDGKCSVSAPALKTIIEKLLSELKVSRPEIMEGGA, from the exons CCTGAAAACGCCAATGAAG ATTGCCCAGGAACGGAGTCGGAATCGGCTGGCAAATCCGAAGCTTGCGCGGGATGCCCTAATCAGGAAGCTTGTGCTACTGCTCCCAAAGGACCCGATCCAG ACTTGGTCACTATCGTTGAAAGAATGGCAACAGTTAAACACAAAATACTAGTATTGTCTGGAAAGGGTGGTGTTGGGAAGAGTACAGTTTCAGCTCAATTATCTTTTGCCCTGGCAGCTATGGATTTCCAGGTGGGCCTTCTTGATATTGATATATGTGGTCCAAGCATCCCAAAGATGCTCGGGCTTGAGGGACAAGAGATCCACCAAAGCAACCTTGGATGGTCCCCCGTTTATGTCGAGTCCAACCTTGGAGTCATGTCAATTGGATTCATGCTTCCCAACCCTGATGATGCTGTAATATGGAGAGGTCCTCGAAAGAATGGAATCATCAAGCAATTTCTGAAGGATGTCTACTGGGGGGATCTGGATTTTCTTGTAGTTGATGCACCACCTGGGACCTCAGACGAGCATATTTCTATCGTTCAGTTTCTCCAAGCAACTGGAATAGATGGAGCCATAATAGTTACTACTCCTCAGCAGGTGTCTCTTATTGATGTAAGGAAAGAAGTGAGTTTCTGTAAGAAGGTTGGGTTGCAGGTTCTTGGAGTTGTCGAGAACATGAGTGGTCTATGCCAACCCATGTCAGATCTCAAATTCCTAAATATAACCGAAACTGGTGAACAAAAAGACATGACGGAGTGGGTTCTTCAATACATGAGAGAGAAAGTCCCAGAAATGCTAAATTTGGTTGCTTTTAGTGAAGTGTTTGATACTAGTGCTGGTGGTGGTGCTAAAATGTGTATGGATATGGGTGTTCCTTTCCTCGGGAAAGTTCCTCTAGATCCTCAGCTATGTAAAGCCGCCGAAGAAGGAAGATCTTGCTTTGATGATGGTAAATGCAGCGTAAGTGCCCCTGCGTTGAAAACCATCATAGAGAAGTTGTTGTCAGAACTAAAGGTATCGAGACCGGAAATAATGGAGGGTGGAGCTTAA
- the LOC130985131 gene encoding photosystem I reaction center subunit psaK, chloroplastic isoform X2, with translation MASVVMTSLPQFNGLKPQTPTLSPVKNLVTVPMRRRGQGALGARCDFIGSPTNLIMITATSLMLFAGRFGLAPSANRKATAGLKLEARDSGLQTGDPAGFTLADTLACGTVGHIIGVGVVLGLKNIGAL, from the exons ATGGCATCTGTTGTGATGACTTCCCTTCCACAGTTCAATGGGCTGAAGCCCCAAACACCAACTCTCTCTCCTGTCAAGAATTTGGTTa CTGTCCCGATGAGGCGTAGGGGACAGGGAGCTTTGGGCGCTCGATGCGACTTCATCGGCTCACCCACAAATTTG ATAATGATTACCGCAACGAGTTTGATGTTGTTTGCGGGCCGGTTCGGGTTGGCTCCATCGGCGAACCGAAAGGCGACCGCTGGTCTGAAATTGGAGGCGAGAGACTCGGGACTCCAGACCGGTGACCCGGCCGGTTTTACCCTAGCGGATACATTGGCTTGTGGGACCGTGGGTCATATAATTGGGGTTGGAGTTGTACTTGGCCTCAAGAACATTGGTGCTTTGTAA
- the LOC130985134 gene encoding two-component response regulator 24-like, protein MEEGRKRRALVVDDDPLIRRVEGMLLSGYGLETKAVENGKEAIDLFVAGKTFDLVLMDMEMPVMNGPEATRALRALGVSCMIVGVTACGDEAKKAAFVAAGLDSCWDKPLNARIVDELAKKLI, encoded by the exons ATGGAGGAAGGGCGAAAAAGAAGGGCGCTCGTCGTAGACGACGATCCCTTGATCCGTCGAGTGGAGGGGATGCTGTTGTCGGGATATGGACTTGAGACGAAAGCAGTAGAAAATGGGAAAGAGGCTATAGATTTGTTCGTGGCGGGGAAGACCTTTGATCTCGTGCTCATGGACATGGAGATGCCGGTCATGAACGGGCCCGAG GCCACCCGTGCCCTGCGGGCACTGGGGGTGAGCTGCATGATCGTCGGGGTGACCGCCTGCGGCGACGAGGCCAAGAAGGCGGCGTTCGTCGCCGCGGGATTGGATAGTTGTTGGGATAAGCCGTTGAACGCTCGGATCGTCGATGAGTTGGCCAAGAAACTGATTTGA
- the LOC130985129 gene encoding DNA damage-binding protein 1 yields MSTWNYVVTAHKPTNVTHSCVGNFTGPQELNLIIAKCTRIEIHLLSPQGLQPMLDVPIYGRIATLELFRPHGETQDLLFIATERYKFCVLQWDAESGEVITRAMGDVSDRIGRPTDNGQIGIVDPDCRLIGLHLYDGLFKVIPFDNKGQLKEAFNIRLEELQVLDIKFLYGCPKPTIVVLYQDNKDARHVKTYEVALKDKDFVEGPWSQNNLDNGADLLIPVPPPLCGVLIIGEETIVYCSASTFKAIPIRPSITRAYGRVDADGSRYLLGDHNGLLHLLVITHEKDKVTGLKIELLGETSIASSISYLDNAVVFVGSSYGDSQLIKLNLQPDAKGSYVEVLERYVNLGPIVDFCVVDLERQGQGQVVTCSGAYKDGSLRIVRNGIGINEQASVELQGIKGMWSLRSATDDVYDTFLVVSFINETRILAMNIEDELEETEIEGFCSNVQTLFCHDAAFDQLVQVTSSTVRLVSSTTRELRNEWFAPEGYSINVATANVTQVLLATGGGHLIYLEIGDGVLREVKHTQLEYDISCLDINPIGDNKNCSQLAAVGMWTDISVRIFSLPDLNLITKEPLGGEIIPRSVLLCSFEGISYLLCALGDGHLLNFVLTTNNGELTDRKKVSLGTQPITLRTFSSKNATHVFAASDRPTVIYSSNKKLLYSNVNLKEVSYMCPFNTAAFPDSLAIAKEGELTIGTIDDIQKLHIRSIPLGEHARRICHQEQTRTFAICSLKYNQSAADDSEMHFVRLLDDQTFEFISTYPLDQFECGCSVLSCSFSDDPNVYYCVGTAFVMPEENEPTKGRVLVFAVEDGKLQLIAEKETKGAVYSLNAFNGKLLAAINQKIQLYKWMPRDDGTHELQSECGHHGHILALYVQTRGDFIVVGDLMKSISLLIYKHEEGAIEERARDYNANWMSAVEILDDDIYLGAENNFNLFTVRKNSEGATDEERGRLEVVGEYHLGEFVNRFRHGSLVMRLPDSDVGQIPTVIFGTVNGVIGVIASLPQEQYIFLEKLQMNLRKVIKGVGGLSHEQWRSFYNEKKTADAKSFLDGDLIESFLDLNRNRMEEISKSMSIPVDELMKRVEELTRLH; encoded by the exons ATGAGTACATGGAATTACGTGGTGACGGCGCACAAGCCCACCAACGTAACGCATTCGTGCGTCGGCAATTTCACCGGCCCGCAGGAGCTCAATCTCATCATTGC GAAATGCACCCGGATAGAGATTCATTTGCTCTCGCCTCAAGGCTTACAG CCTATGTTGGATGTGCCCATATATGGGAGAATCGCCACGCTCGAGCTTTTTCGCCCACAC GGAGAAACACAAGATCTCCTTTTCATAGCTACAGAAAGATACAAATTCTGCGTTTTGCAGTGGGACGCCGAATCTGGCGAGGTTATCACAAG GGCCATGGGTGATGTTTCTGATCGAATTGGTCGCCCCACAGATAATGGACAG ATTGGAATAGTTGATCCAGATTGTAGGTTGATTGGTCTTCATCTATATGATGGATTGTTCAAG GTCATCCCATTTGATAACAAAGGCCAACTCAAAGAGGCATTTAATATCAG GCTCGAAGAGCTTCAGGTTTTAGATATCAAGTTTTTGTATGGTTGCCCTAAGCCGACCATTGTTGTACTTTACCAg GATAACAAGGATGCTCGTCATGTTAAAACTTATGAGGTTGCTTTGAAGGATAAAGATTTTGTCGAAGGTCCGTGGTCCCAAAACAATCTTGACAATGGGGCAGATTTGTTAATACCAGTGCCACCTCCACTTTGTGGCGTCCTCATTATCGGTGAAGAAACCATCGTGTATTGCAGTGCCTCAACTTTCAAAGCAATCCCAATTAGACCT TCTATTACGAGAGCCTATGGAAGGGTTGATGCAGATGGTTCACGTTACTTATTGGGAGATCATAATGGGCTTTTGCATCTACTTGTTATAACTCATGAAAAGGATAA AGTAACTGGACTCAAAATTGAGCTCTTGGGGGAAACATCTATTGCATCATCCATATCATATCTTGATAATGCTGTTGTTTTTGTTGGCTCAAGTTATGGAGATTCACAG CTCATAAAGCTTAATCTTCAACCGGATGCAAAAGGTTCTTATGTGGAAGTTCTTGAAAGATATGTTAATTTGGGGCCAATTGTTGATTTCTGTGTGGTTGACTTGGAGAGGCAAGGGCAAGGTCAAGTTGTAACTTGCTCAGGTGCCTATAAGGATGGTTCATTGCGCATTGTGCGTAATGGTATCGGAATAAATGAACAG GCATCTGTAGAGCTTCAAGGCATCAAAGGCATGTGGTCGCTGCGATCAGCTACTGATGATGTATATGACACTTTCTTAGTCGTCAGCTTTATCAACGAGACACGTATTTTGGCAATGAATATTGAGGATGAATTGGAGGAAACTGAGATTGAAGGTTTTTGTTCCAATGTACAGACGTTGTTTTGTCATGATGCTGCATTCGATCAACTTGTGCAG GTTACTTCAAGTACAGTGAGACTTGTCAGTTCTACCACCAGAGAGCTTCGTAACGAATGGTTTGCACCGGAAGGTTATTCAATTAATGTTGCCACAGCCAATGTCACTCAG GTTCTATTGGCTACTGGCGGTGGACATTTGATTTATCTAGAAATTGGTGATGGTGTTCTGAGGGAAGTGAAACATACTCAGTTGGAGTACGACATCTCATGCCTGGACATTAATCCAATTGGTGATAACAAAAACTGCAGTCAACTAGCTGCGGTGGGAATGTGGACAGATATTAGTGTTAGGATATTTTCACTTCCAGACTTGAACCTTATAACAAAGGAGCCTTTGGGAGGGGAGATAATTCCTCGTTCTGTACTCCTGTGTTCTTTTGAAGGG ATATCTTATCTGTTATGTGCTCTTGGGGATGGACATCTCTTGAATTTTGTGTTGACTACCAACAATGGTGAGCTGACAGACAGGAAGAAAGTTTCCTTAGGGACCCAACCAATTACACTGCGTACTTTCTCATCAAAGAATGCCACACATGTATTTGCTGCTTCTGATAGACCGACTGTCATCTATAGCAGTAACAAGAAATTGCTGTACAGCAATGTAAATCTCAAAGAAGTCAGTTATATGTGCCCTTTCAATACAGCTGCTTTCCCCGACAG CCTTGCCATTGCTAAAGAAGGCGAACTAACAATTGGAACCATAGATGATATTCAAAAGCTTCACATACGCTCAATCCCACTTGGGGAGCATGCACGGCGCATATGTCATCAGGAACAAACACGGACCTTTGCCATTTGTAGTTTAAAGTATAACCAATCAGCTGCAGATGACTCTGAAATGCACTTTGTCCGCCTGTTAGATGACCAGACTTTCGAGTTCATATCTACTTATCCGCTGGACCAATTCGAGTGTGGTTGTTCTGTCCTTAGCTGCTCGTTCTCTGATGACCCTAATGTGTACTACTGCGTGGGGACTGCCTTTGTAATGCCAGAAGAGAATGAACCTACCAAG GGTCGGGTTTTAGTTTTCGCTGTTGAAGATGGAAAACTCCAACTAATTGCTGAGAAGGAAACCAAAGGCGCTGTTTATTCTCTTAATGCTTTCAACGGGAAACTGCTTGCTGCCATTAATCAAAAGATTCAGTTGTATAAGTGGATGCCACGAGATGATGGCACTCATGAGTTGCAATCCGAATGTGGACATCATGGCCACATACTTGCCCTTTATGTACAAACTAGAGGGGATTTCATTGTTGTTGGTGATCTGATGAAATCAATATCTTTGCTGATTTACAAG CATGAGGAGGGTGCTATTGAGGAGCGAGCTCGTGACTACAACGCGAATTGGATGTCGGCTGTCGAGATTCTGGACGATGATATTTACCTTGGAGCTGAGAACAATTTTAATCTCTTCACTGTCCGTAAAAACAGTGAAGGAGCAACTGATGAGGAGCGTGGGCGCCTGGAGGTTGTTGGCGAATACCACCTTGGCGAATTTGTCAATCGATTCCGACATGGTTCGCTAGTCATGCGGCTGCCAGATTCTGATGTTGGCCAAATCCCAACAGTCATATTCGGCACCGTCAATGGAGTTATCGGGGTCATTGCCTCTCTCCCCCAGGAGCAGTACATTTTCTTGGAGAAGCTGCAGATGAATCTGAGGAAAGTGATCAAGGGCGTCGGCGGGCTCAGCCACGAGCAATGGAGATCCTTCTACAACGAGAAGAAAACCGCTGACGCTAAAAGCTTCTTAGATGGCGATTTGATCGAATCGTTCCTTGATCTCAACAGGAATCGGATGGAGGAGATTTCGAAGTCGATGAGTATTCCTGTGGATGAACTTATGAAGAGAGTGGAAGAGCTGACTAGGTTACATTAA
- the LOC130985131 gene encoding photosystem I reaction center subunit psaK, chloroplastic isoform X1 yields MASVVMTSLPQFNGLKPQTPTLSPVKNLVAVPMRRRGQGALGARCDFIGSPTNLIMITATSLMLFAGRFGLAPSANRKATAGLKLEARDSGLQTGDPAGFTLADTLACGTVGHIIGVGVVLGLKNIGAL; encoded by the exons ATGGCATCTGTTGTGATGACTTCCCTTCCACAGTTCAATGGGCTGAAGCCCCAAACACCAACTCTCTCTCCTGTCAAGAATTTG GTAGCTGTCCCGATGAGGCGTAGGGGACAGGGAGCTTTGGGCGCTCGATGCGACTTCATCGGCTCACCCACAAATTTG ATAATGATTACCGCAACGAGTTTGATGTTGTTTGCGGGCCGGTTCGGGTTGGCTCCATCGGCGAACCGAAAGGCGACCGCTGGTCTGAAATTGGAGGCGAGAGACTCGGGACTCCAGACCGGTGACCCGGCCGGTTTTACCCTAGCGGATACATTGGCTTGTGGGACCGTGGGTCATATAATTGGGGTTGGAGTTGTACTTGGCCTCAAGAACATTGGTGCTTTGTAA